The Rhizobium rosettiformans genomic sequence AGGATCGGGTGAAAGCCCGGCACAAGGAAGCGGCGGCATCGTGGAACCAGCCGAGATGATTCGGCCTTAAGGGGACATGATGATGAACGAAGGACCTGATCAGTATTTCGAGCAGCAGGACATGGCGATCAAGCTGATGCTTCTCGAGAACAAATCCGACGAACTCACGGACATCCTGGTTGAAGCGCTGCAGGATGCGCTGAAGCTCCTCGAAGAAGAGCTGGCGACTGTCCACTGACTGCGACCAGCCTGTCGGTCAGAACCTGTCGGAGACCTGGATCCCTGCGGGCCCCAGAATGACGGCGATCAGCACCGGCAGAAAGAACAGGATCATTGGAACGGTGAGCTTCGGCGGAAGGGCTGCTGCCTTCTTCTCCGCCTCGTTCATGCGTTCATCGCGGCCCTCTTGTGCAAGCACGCGCAGAGCTTGCGCGACGGGCGTGCCGTATCGGTCTGCCTGGATGAGGGCCTGAACGACGTTTTTGACGCCGTCGAGCTGCGTTCGCGTGCCCAGGTTTTCGAGCGCCTGGCGGCGGTCGGGAAGAAATGAAAGTTCGGCCGTGGTCAGCACCATTTCCTCGGCGAGTTCGGGTGACTGCTCGCCGATCTCGTCCGAGACGCGCCGCATTGCCGCTTCCAGCGAGATGCCCGATTCCACGCAGATCAGCATCAGGTCCAGCGCATCCGGCCAGGCGCGCTTGATCGATTTCTGGCGTTTCGTGATGCGGTTCGACACATAGATGTTCGGCAGGTAGAAGCCGAGATAACCGCCGAGAATAGTGACGAAGAGCCGGATCGGCAGTGCCTTTTCGGCGAGATTGCCGAGCACGAAGATCCAGAAGGCCGTGAGGGCCAGTGTTGCGAACGGCAACAGGAAGCGCGCCAGAAGAAACATGTTCAGCGCGTTTTGCGACCGAAGACCCGCCGCCTTCAGTTTGTCCACGGTGGTGTCGTCCACCAGCGCCTTGCGCAGGTTGAAGCGTTCGACGATGTTGCGGACTGACTTGTTGTTGGTCGTGCGCAGCGATGCCCGTCCCTGGGCGGCGTCAGCATTCAGCTTGGCGCGCTCACGCGCACGGATGAGGTCACGTTCGGTCGACACGGCGCGCATGCGTTTGTTGAGATCGCCGCGCTCCATGTAAGGCATCGCGATGGTGTAGAACGTCCCGAACACCGCAAGCGCCACGAGGACGGCAATGATCAGTGCCGGATCGGTCACTTGTGCAGCCCAGTCTTCGGTCATCCTACCAGCCCCTCAGATCTCGAAGTTGATCATGTTGCGCATGACCAGCAGACCGATGCTCATCCAAACCGCGGATATCCCGAGGATCAGGTGGCCGCGCGAATCGGTGAAGAGGATCGTGATGTAGCCGGGCGACGTGATGTAGACGAGAAACGCCACGATGAAGGGCAGGGCGCCGATGATCGCGGCCGAGGCCTTCGCCTCCATCGAAAGCGCGTTGACCTTGGCTTTCATCT encodes the following:
- a CDS encoding type II secretion system F family protein, with product MTEDWAAQVTDPALIIAVLVALAVFGTFYTIAMPYMERGDLNKRMRAVSTERDLIRARERAKLNADAAQGRASLRTTNNKSVRNIVERFNLRKALVDDTTVDKLKAAGLRSQNALNMFLLARFLLPFATLALTAFWIFVLGNLAEKALPIRLFVTILGGYLGFYLPNIYVSNRITKRQKSIKRAWPDALDLMLICVESGISLEAAMRRVSDEIGEQSPELAEEMVLTTAELSFLPDRRQALENLGTRTQLDGVKNVVQALIQADRYGTPVAQALRVLAQEGRDERMNEAEKKAAALPPKLTVPMILFFLPVLIAVILGPAGIQVSDRF